One genomic segment of Paenibacillus sp. FSL H8-0332 includes these proteins:
- a CDS encoding kinesin: MANNQMELEDEGSAGKLERFLFLMIPIIFTLVLLGVLLTLFNMDIRNNVLAIANKIPIIEKWVPDPPPDPAAPGETAENPPAESKEQATSSASTIKELKAQLTAGEEKLKKAEEEKAAEVSKAEALQKQVEELKGAAETAAATEEDEDPYLKKVTDLAKLYAGMKASKAAPIMENLTTDEMVQIFSVMSNSSKSAILEKMDPKKAADVSIKLKETTNSTDMAIAALQSRLKQEAGTATPKPSANLNQEKLGQTFTSMPAADAAVLLGSMYSLSPDKVITILNTVSDSVRSSILGEMTKKDSKQTAKIVNRLMGGK, translated from the coding sequence GTGGCAAATAATCAAATGGAACTTGAAGATGAAGGGTCGGCAGGCAAATTAGAGCGTTTTTTGTTCTTGATGATTCCAATCATTTTCACGCTTGTACTGCTTGGGGTATTGTTGACCCTATTTAATATGGATATCCGCAACAACGTCCTGGCGATTGCCAACAAAATTCCTATTATAGAGAAATGGGTACCTGATCCGCCGCCGGACCCGGCAGCGCCAGGTGAAACCGCAGAGAATCCGCCGGCAGAGAGCAAAGAGCAGGCCACAAGCTCCGCGAGCACGATCAAAGAACTCAAGGCACAGCTTACCGCTGGGGAGGAGAAGCTGAAGAAGGCTGAGGAGGAGAAAGCGGCGGAGGTCAGCAAGGCTGAAGCGCTTCAGAAGCAGGTTGAAGAATTAAAGGGCGCCGCTGAAACGGCAGCAGCCACCGAAGAGGATGAAGATCCTTATCTGAAGAAAGTGACGGATCTGGCCAAGCTGTATGCCGGGATGAAAGCCTCCAAAGCGGCACCGATTATGGAGAATTTGACTACCGATGAGATGGTTCAAATCTTCAGTGTGATGAGCAATTCCAGCAAATCGGCTATCCTGGAAAAAATGGACCCCAAAAAAGCGGCGGATGTCTCCATAAAGCTAAAAGAAACAACAAATTCAACCGATATGGCTATTGCAGCGTTGCAATCCCGGCTGAAGCAGGAGGCGGGTACCGCTACTCCCAAGCCTTCCGCCAATCTGAATCAGGAGAAGCTTGGGCAGACCTTCACCAGCATGCCCGCTGCGGATGCGGCAGTGCTGCTCGGCTCCATGTACAGTCTTAGTCCGGATAAGGTCATTACTATACTGAATACAGTCAGTGACTCGGTCCGTTCCTCCATTCTGGGGGAGATGACGAAGAAAGACAGCAAGCAGACTGCCAAGATTGTAAACCGCCTGATGGGCGGAAAGTAA
- the fliJ gene encoding flagellar export protein FliJ, which yields MRFHYTFQKVVDLKGNEKTQAEWMLSSALGELQAQEKSLDELIEQRSTVMLSLQTAAQQKTPMAKLREMQDYVDYLDKCIARKLSDISLAHIEVQSKQDQLSTKVLDEKVWLKAKDKAQTAFVQNMNLREQNELDEMATVRFAMKSL from the coding sequence ATGAGATTCCATTATACTTTTCAAAAAGTGGTGGACTTGAAGGGTAACGAAAAAACACAGGCAGAGTGGATGCTCTCAAGCGCACTCGGAGAACTGCAGGCACAGGAAAAAAGCCTTGATGAATTAATTGAACAGCGCAGCACAGTGATGTTGTCCTTGCAGACTGCGGCACAGCAGAAGACACCTATGGCGAAGCTTCGTGAAATGCAGGATTATGTGGATTATCTCGACAAATGCATTGCCCGCAAGCTTTCCGATATCAGTCTGGCGCATATTGAGGTTCAGAGTAAACAGGATCAACTGAGTACGAAGGTTCTGGATGAGAAGGTATGGCTCAAAGCCAAAGACAAAGCACAAACCGCATTTGTGCAGAATATGAATTTACGGGAACAAAACGAACTGGATGAGATGGCTACCGTCCGCTTCGCGATGAAATCCCTCTAA
- the fliI gene encoding flagellar protein export ATPase FliI, whose translation MLDSRRYKDQLRNFDPVRINGKVTQVIGLMVESEGPDASIGDVCYIYPAKGSKPLQAEVVGFRDNKVLLMPLGELQAIGPGCDVVGTGKPLSVQVGSELLGKVLDGLGQPLDGSLIPARMPHSSTFNIPSNPLNRPRVAEPISIGVRAIDGLLTIGKGQRVGIFAGSGVGKSTLMGMIARNTSADVNVIALIGERGREVLDFIERDLGPEGLQRSVVIVATSDQPALIRIKGALIATTIAEYFRDRGLNVMLMMDSVTRYAMAQREVGLAVGEPPAMRGYTPSVFASLPKLLERAGTGPTGSITAFYTVLVDGDDMNEPIADAVRGILDGHIVLNRNIANKGHFPAIDVLSSISRVMKDIAPEEQIAAAENVKRLMAVYKDSEDLINIGAYQRGSNAQIDESMHYIDSIWEFTKQKVNEKVTLSEVQQSLISQFSRS comes from the coding sequence ATGCTTGACAGCAGAAGATACAAAGATCAGCTGCGTAACTTCGATCCTGTGCGGATTAACGGTAAGGTTACGCAGGTTATCGGGCTGATGGTGGAGTCGGAAGGGCCTGACGCCAGCATCGGTGATGTCTGTTATATCTATCCTGCCAAAGGAAGTAAGCCACTCCAGGCAGAGGTTGTAGGGTTTCGTGATAACAAGGTGCTGCTAATGCCGCTTGGAGAACTGCAGGCTATCGGGCCTGGCTGTGATGTGGTGGGCACCGGCAAACCGCTGAGCGTTCAAGTAGGCTCGGAGCTGCTGGGGAAGGTCCTTGACGGTCTCGGACAGCCGCTGGATGGTTCACTGATACCGGCCAGAATGCCGCATAGCTCAACCTTCAACATTCCGTCCAATCCGCTTAACCGCCCGCGGGTTGCCGAGCCAATCAGCATTGGAGTCCGCGCTATAGATGGACTACTGACTATCGGCAAGGGGCAGCGGGTAGGGATTTTTGCCGGCTCAGGGGTAGGTAAGAGTACGCTAATGGGGATGATTGCCCGCAACACCTCGGCAGATGTCAATGTAATTGCGCTGATCGGCGAGCGGGGCAGAGAGGTGCTTGATTTCATTGAGCGCGATCTGGGACCCGAAGGTCTTCAGCGTTCGGTGGTCATTGTGGCCACTTCCGATCAGCCTGCGCTGATCCGGATCAAGGGGGCGCTGATCGCCACTACGATTGCCGAATATTTCCGCGACCGTGGTCTGAATGTCATGCTGATGATGGACTCGGTAACACGTTATGCGATGGCGCAGCGTGAGGTGGGACTGGCAGTCGGCGAGCCTCCGGCGATGAGAGGGTATACACCTTCTGTGTTCGCCAGTCTGCCTAAGCTGCTGGAACGGGCCGGAACGGGTCCTACAGGCTCAATCACTGCGTTCTACACGGTGCTGGTTGACGGCGATGATATGAACGAGCCGATAGCAGACGCTGTACGCGGCATTCTGGACGGGCATATTGTCCTGAACCGGAATATAGCCAATAAAGGACATTTTCCGGCGATCGACGTTCTCTCAAGCATCAGCCGGGTGATGAAGGATATCGCCCCGGAGGAGCAGATTGCAGCGGCTGAGAATGTTAAGCGTCTGATGGCGGTGTATAAGGATTCCGAGGATCTGATTAACATCGGGGCCTACCAGAGAGGGTCGAACGCTCAAATCGATGAATCGATGCATTACATCGACAGCATCTGGGAGTTCACCAAGCAAAAGGTGAACGAGAAGGTAACCCTTAGCGAAGTGCAGCAGTCTTTGATTTCACAGTTCTCGAGGAGTTGA
- a CDS encoding FliH/SctL family protein, with protein sequence MSKLIKHSQYIPVDVLKRLEQARHHAGLPEEPAPVEAPGEVHYQDPAREAAEQSRKQMLKDAQEFAESQVRSASQEAENIVESARTEAENWWLQRREQDELLIEAVKSEGYQQGYQEGLAQAEQEMSQRLAEMMEEARMVLQEAYRARDVIVQEAEPFLVELSCDIAEKIVDKQLTIEPQFAMDLIRKNLARKREQGLISLCVSPAQFAFVNAAREELSLAVDSQAELQILPDSTVRDLGCVIRSSFGSIDARVDTQLAEIKKELLRIALDSDEHRNGDDDA encoded by the coding sequence TTGTCTAAGCTGATCAAACATTCTCAATACATTCCGGTAGATGTGCTGAAGCGGCTCGAACAGGCCAGACATCATGCAGGTCTGCCCGAAGAGCCGGCTCCTGTGGAGGCTCCTGGTGAAGTCCACTACCAGGACCCCGCCAGGGAAGCGGCGGAGCAGTCGCGCAAGCAAATGCTGAAGGATGCTCAGGAGTTCGCGGAAAGTCAAGTCCGCAGCGCCTCCCAGGAAGCTGAGAATATTGTGGAATCAGCGCGGACTGAAGCGGAAAACTGGTGGCTGCAGCGCAGGGAGCAGGATGAGCTGCTGATCGAGGCTGTCAAATCCGAAGGGTATCAGCAAGGCTATCAGGAAGGTCTGGCGCAAGCGGAGCAGGAGATGTCCCAGCGACTTGCCGAGATGATGGAAGAAGCGCGGATGGTGCTTCAGGAAGCGTACCGGGCAAGGGATGTAATTGTTCAGGAGGCGGAACCGTTTCTTGTGGAACTGAGCTGCGATATTGCCGAGAAAATCGTGGACAAGCAGCTTACTATTGAACCGCAGTTTGCGATGGATCTGATCCGTAAGAATCTGGCCCGCAAACGCGAGCAGGGGTTAATCTCGCTGTGTGTGTCTCCTGCGCAGTTTGCTTTTGTCAATGCGGCCCGGGAAGAGCTCTCGCTTGCTGTGGACTCACAGGCCGAACTACAGATTCTCCCGGATTCAACGGTCAGAGATCTGGGGTGTGTGATCCGGTCTTCCTTCGGCAGCATCGATGCTCGTGTGGATACCCAGCTGGCCGAAATTAAAAAAGAACTGCTAAGAATCGCTCTGGACTCGGATGAACACAGAAATGGGGACGACGATGCTTGA
- the fliG gene encoding flagellar motor switch protein FliG, whose protein sequence is MAKASQQGLSGRQKAAILLITLGPEVSAQIFKHLRDEEIEQLTLEIANVRKVDSGEKESIMSEFHQICLAQEYISQGGINYAKEILEKALGSAKALEVINRLTATLQVRPFDFARKADPNQILNFIQNENVQTIALVLSYLQFEQAASILSSLPQEKQAEVARRIAIMDSTSPEVVTQIERVLEQKLSATVTQDYTNAGGIESIVQILNGVDRGTERTILDSLEIQDPELAEEIKKRMFVFEDIVNVDNRSIQRIIKDIDNADLQLALKVASEEVRDVIFRNMSKRMAETFREEMEYMGPVRLRDVEEAQTRIVGTIRRLEESGEIIIARGGGDDIIV, encoded by the coding sequence ATGGCAAAAGCTAGCCAGCAGGGACTCAGCGGCCGCCAAAAGGCGGCGATCCTGCTTATCACACTAGGGCCTGAAGTATCGGCACAAATATTCAAGCATCTGCGGGATGAGGAAATCGAACAGCTGACGCTGGAAATTGCGAATGTACGCAAAGTGGACAGCGGGGAAAAAGAGTCGATCATGTCCGAATTCCATCAGATCTGTCTCGCACAGGAATATATCTCGCAGGGCGGTATCAATTACGCCAAGGAGATCCTTGAGAAGGCTCTCGGCTCGGCCAAGGCGCTCGAAGTCATCAACCGCCTGACAGCAACGCTGCAGGTTAGACCTTTCGATTTTGCCCGCAAGGCAGATCCAAACCAGATTCTCAACTTCATCCAGAACGAGAATGTTCAGACCATTGCACTGGTACTCTCTTATTTGCAATTTGAACAGGCGGCCTCTATTCTGTCTTCCCTGCCTCAGGAGAAGCAGGCGGAGGTAGCCAGAAGAATAGCGATTATGGACAGCACCTCTCCAGAGGTGGTAACCCAGATCGAACGCGTGCTGGAGCAGAAGCTGTCTGCTACAGTAACCCAGGATTATACAAATGCAGGCGGTATCGAATCGATTGTACAGATTCTGAACGGCGTAGACCGCGGTACAGAGCGTACCATTCTCGATTCCCTGGAAATTCAGGACCCGGAGCTGGCCGAAGAAATCAAGAAGCGGATGTTCGTCTTCGAGGATATCGTCAATGTGGACAACCGTTCCATTCAGCGGATTATCAAGGATATCGACAACGCGGATTTGCAGCTTGCGCTCAAGGTGGCCAGCGAGGAAGTGCGGGATGTTATCTTCCGTAATATGTCCAAGCGTATGGCTGAGACCTTCCGCGAGGAAATGGAGTACATGGGACCTGTGCGGCTGCGTGATGTGGAAGAAGCACAGACCCGCATCGTAGGCACGATCCGCAGACTCGAGGAGTCTGGTGAAATTATCATCGCCCGTGGCGGAGGAGATGACATTATTGTCTAA
- the fliF gene encoding flagellar basal-body MS-ring/collar protein FliF, with the protein MNERLTQYRDKITQYWNRFSGKQKIMFFSTLFIIIIVIVVTTMQLSKVEYEVAFQDLDSTDSAGVMSYLDTSGVSYRLSPDGKSISVPSTDAARIKIAVGSQGIVQQGSIGYKVFNESSSMIGTTDSEFNVKYNNALNGEVEQLMRRMQGIKDAKVLITLPKETVFASQEDQEKAQASVVMSFDPGFRPSQENIDGYFNLVKTAVPNLPIDNITITNNEVELKPTAKGGQAGISSQVEENFALKKKFEDDVKKDVKQFLSTLTGPDKVDVLVFSKLNFDKENRKEDVVVPVDAENMKGIEISSQIISKTFSGQGNTSGGVAGTGSEDVAGYPAGADTGASSSEESSETRNFEVTRITKDIIASPYTVKDLTINVAVEPPAGQTTLDEATSGAIQNILVNIVRASLADSGITYTDADLTKKVSVFSQQFGGATASTTSGGLATWMIWAIGAAALLVGAGGGYLIYRSRKNKQEEEVEEDIPLQVPTEFPSINMDSVTNESQVRKQLESLAKKKPDEFVNLLRTWLAEEQR; encoded by the coding sequence GTGAATGAAAGATTGACCCAGTACCGGGACAAGATAACCCAGTATTGGAACAGATTCAGCGGTAAACAGAAGATAATGTTTTTCTCTACTCTGTTTATTATCATAATAGTAATCGTAGTTACGACTATGCAGTTATCGAAGGTAGAATACGAGGTTGCTTTTCAGGACCTGGACAGTACCGATTCAGCTGGAGTTATGAGTTATTTAGATACCTCGGGGGTGTCTTACCGCTTAAGCCCGGATGGGAAAAGCATCTCAGTACCCAGTACGGACGCTGCGCGTATCAAGATAGCTGTTGGTTCTCAGGGAATCGTACAACAGGGCTCGATCGGGTATAAGGTGTTCAATGAATCCTCGTCGATGATCGGCACTACAGACAGTGAATTCAATGTTAAATACAACAATGCGCTTAATGGTGAAGTTGAACAACTGATGAGAAGGATGCAGGGGATTAAAGATGCCAAGGTGCTCATTACCCTGCCGAAGGAGACGGTGTTCGCCTCACAGGAGGATCAGGAGAAAGCCCAGGCTTCCGTGGTGATGAGCTTTGATCCGGGATTCAGACCCTCGCAGGAGAATATTGACGGCTATTTCAATCTCGTGAAGACCGCTGTCCCGAATCTTCCCATCGACAACATTACGATCACCAATAACGAGGTGGAGCTGAAACCGACGGCCAAGGGCGGCCAGGCGGGGATCTCCAGCCAAGTTGAAGAGAACTTCGCACTCAAGAAGAAATTCGAGGACGATGTCAAGAAAGATGTTAAGCAATTCCTGAGTACCCTCACAGGTCCCGATAAGGTCGATGTCCTAGTGTTCTCCAAGCTTAATTTCGATAAGGAGAACAGAAAGGAAGATGTCGTAGTACCGGTGGATGCTGAGAATATGAAGGGGATTGAGATCAGCTCGCAAATTATCAGCAAAACGTTCTCGGGCCAAGGAAACACATCCGGAGGAGTCGCAGGTACAGGTTCTGAAGATGTTGCAGGTTATCCTGCGGGGGCTGACACAGGTGCTTCTTCTTCTGAGGAATCATCGGAGACAAGGAACTTTGAAGTTACGAGAATCACAAAAGATATCATCGCAAGTCCATATACTGTAAAAGATTTAACCATAAATGTCGCGGTTGAACCACCTGCAGGACAAACAACTTTGGACGAGGCTACTTCAGGAGCGATACAGAACATTCTGGTCAACATTGTCCGTGCGTCACTGGCAGATTCAGGTATCACTTATACAGACGCCGACCTGACCAAAAAAGTTTCGGTATTCTCGCAACAATTTGGAGGTGCCACGGCTTCGACTACATCCGGCGGACTGGCAACCTGGATGATCTGGGCCATCGGCGCAGCCGCTCTGCTGGTCGGTGCAGGCGGAGGTTATCTAATCTACCGCAGCCGCAAGAACAAGCAGGAGGAAGAGGTAGAAGAAGATATTCCGCTGCAGGTTCCTACCGAGTTTCCTTCAATTAATATGGATAGCGTGACGAATGAAAGTCAGGTCCGCAAGCAGCTGGAAAGTCTGGCGAAGAAGAAGCCGGATGAATTCGTAAATCTGCTCCGCACTTGGCTTGCTGAAGAACAGAGGTGA
- the fliE gene encoding flagellar hook-basal body complex protein FliE, translating into MKSAAAESSAVQEPGQSFGSYLENALNQVADQEQQAKDMSNKFVLGEVNIDEAMISSQQALLSLQLTTQVRNKVIEAYQEIMRTQI; encoded by the coding sequence ATGAAATCCGCAGCTGCAGAATCCTCAGCTGTTCAAGAGCCGGGACAGAGCTTCGGTTCATACCTGGAGAATGCGCTTAACCAGGTAGCAGATCAGGAACAGCAGGCGAAAGACATGAGCAACAAATTTGTACTGGGAGAGGTCAACATTGATGAAGCTATGATTTCGTCCCAACAGGCATTGCTGAGTTTGCAGTTGACTACACAAGTCCGGAACAAAGTGATTGAAGCCTATCAGGAAATTATGAGAACTCAAATCTAA
- the flgC gene encoding flagellar basal body rod protein FlgC: MNFGSSFGISASALTAQRLRMDVISSNIANAETTRASVVDGKAVPYRRKLTVLETTQADSFANILGSKMSGGNDGVKVKSIIEDSSPLKPVYNPSHPDADADGYVYMPNVDVTKEMVDMLSASRSYEANVTMLNASKSMVTKALEIGR; this comes from the coding sequence ATGAACTTTGGCAGCAGCTTTGGTATTAGTGCCTCAGCGTTAACCGCCCAGCGTCTGCGGATGGATGTAATCTCTTCCAATATCGCCAACGCCGAGACTACAAGAGCCTCCGTCGTGGATGGCAAAGCCGTACCTTACCGCCGCAAGCTGACCGTTCTGGAAACCACCCAGGCTGACAGCTTCGCGAATATACTTGGCTCCAAAATGAGCGGCGGCAATGATGGCGTCAAGGTGAAATCGATTATCGAGGACTCTTCTCCGCTGAAGCCAGTGTATAATCCGAGCCACCCTGATGCTGACGCTGATGGTTATGTGTATATGCCGAATGTGGATGTGACCAAGGAAATGGTGGACATGCTGTCTGCCTCCCGTTCTTATGAAGCGAATGTTACGATGCTGAACGCATCCAAATCCATGGTGACCAAGGCGCTTGAAATCGGCCGGTAG
- the flgB gene encoding flagellar basal body rod protein FlgB has protein sequence MGLLNSVSFQRLQGGLDAATKRQSVLANNVANNDTPNFKRSDVSFESFLKDQESGLKPTLGAKVSDSRHFRFGTVTGTPAAVVSTDEITSMNNNGNNVDMDREQALSAENQLRYNSYVEQLNSQITMMRTVVQGG, from the coding sequence ATGGGTTTGCTGAACAGTGTCAGTTTTCAAAGATTACAAGGAGGCCTAGATGCCGCCACCAAACGACAAAGTGTTCTGGCTAATAATGTAGCAAATAATGATACACCAAATTTTAAACGTTCAGATGTTAGCTTTGAAAGCTTCCTGAAGGATCAGGAGAGCGGACTTAAGCCGACGCTGGGTGCGAAAGTATCAGACTCCCGTCATTTCCGATTCGGGACAGTGACCGGCACACCGGCTGCTGTCGTCAGTACGGATGAGATTACTTCTATGAATAACAACGGCAATAATGTGGATATGGATCGTGAACAGGCGCTGAGCGCCGAGAACCAGCTGAGATACAACTCTTATGTAGAACAGTTGAACAGTCAGATTACAATGATGCGTACAGTTGTACAGGGAGGGTAA
- the hslU gene encoding ATP-dependent protease ATPase subunit HslU, producing MVNQSLTPRQIVTELDKYIVGQKQAKKSVAVALRNRYRRSLLSEELRDEVVPKNILMIGPTGVGKTEIARRLAKLVNAPFIKVEATKFTEVGYVGRDVESMVRDLVETSIRMVKLERTEKVKDRAEELANERIVAILVPSSSKGKSQRNPFEMIFGGNNGNAEESKEEPEDGSLSERRRGIKFKLLAGQLEDDVIEIDVEDTTPSMMDMFAGQGNDQMGMNMQEMFGNLLPKRTKKRKLPIREARKVLIQDEAAKLIDTDDMIQESVTRAEQSGIIFIDEIDKVASQGKGSGPDVSREGVQRDILPIVEGSTVMTKYGPVKTDYVLFIAAGAFHIAKPSDLIPELQGRFPIRVELSSLTLEDFVSILTEPENALTKQYVHLLQTENIEIQFQKEAIQEIAKIAASVNQNMENIGARRLHTILEKLLEDLSFEAPELTLDTMVITPEYVREKLAGIAQDRDLSQYIL from the coding sequence ATGGTGAATCAATCGCTTACGCCCCGCCAGATCGTAACAGAGCTTGACAAGTATATCGTAGGTCAAAAGCAGGCCAAGAAATCCGTGGCCGTTGCTCTTCGCAACCGGTATCGGCGCAGTCTGTTGTCCGAGGAGCTGCGGGATGAGGTTGTGCCGAAGAATATTCTGATGATTGGACCTACCGGTGTAGGTAAAACAGAGATTGCCCGGCGTCTGGCCAAGCTTGTTAATGCCCCATTCATCAAAGTGGAGGCTACCAAATTTACAGAAGTCGGTTATGTGGGTCGTGATGTGGAGTCGATGGTCCGCGATCTGGTGGAGACCTCAATCCGCATGGTGAAGCTTGAACGCACCGAAAAGGTAAAGGACCGGGCAGAAGAGCTGGCGAATGAACGGATTGTGGCGATACTGGTTCCGTCCTCATCGAAGGGCAAATCGCAGCGTAATCCGTTTGAGATGATTTTTGGCGGAAACAACGGCAATGCGGAGGAATCCAAGGAAGAGCCGGAGGACGGTAGTCTGAGTGAGCGCCGCAGGGGGATTAAGTTCAAGCTGCTTGCCGGCCAGCTGGAGGATGATGTCATTGAGATTGATGTTGAGGACACGACTCCATCCATGATGGATATGTTCGCGGGTCAGGGCAATGACCAGATGGGCATGAATATGCAGGAGATGTTCGGCAACCTGCTGCCGAAGCGTACGAAGAAGCGCAAGCTGCCGATCCGTGAAGCCCGCAAGGTGCTAATTCAGGATGAAGCAGCCAAGCTGATTGACACGGACGATATGATTCAGGAGTCGGTAACCCGTGCAGAGCAATCCGGGATTATTTTCATCGATGAGATCGACAAGGTGGCCAGCCAGGGCAAGGGCTCCGGTCCCGATGTATCCCGCGAAGGCGTGCAGCGTGATATTCTGCCAATCGTCGAAGGATCGACGGTCATGACCAAATACGGGCCGGTGAAGACGGACTATGTGCTGTTCATCGCCGCAGGAGCTTTTCATATTGCTAAGCCTTCGGATCTGATCCCTGAGCTTCAGGGACGTTTCCCGATCCGTGTGGAGCTGAGCAGTCTTACACTGGAGGACTTTGTATCTATTCTTACGGAGCCTGAGAACGCACTTACGAAACAATATGTTCATTTGCTGCAGACCGAGAACATAGAAATACAGTTCCAGAAGGAAGCGATTCAGGAAATTGCCAAGATCGCGGCCTCTGTGAATCAGAATATGGAGAACATCGGGGCACGGCGTCTTCATACGATCCTGGAAAAGCTGCTGGAGGATCTGTCGTTCGAGGCGCCTGAGCTGACGCTCGACACAATGGTCATCACTCCGGAGTATGTTCGCGAAAAACTGGCAGGAATCGCGCAGGACCGCGACTTAAGCCAATATATTCTGTAA
- the hslV gene encoding ATP-dependent protease subunit HslV: protein MLPSFHATTICAVRHNGHAAIAGDGQVTFGESVIMKTTAKKVRRLYRGQVIAGFAGSVADAITLFEKFEGKLEEHHGNLQRAAVELAKDWRQDRILRKLEALMIVMDKEGMLLISGNGEIIEPDDDVLAIGSGGNFALASGRALKRHASHLGAGDIAREALQIASEICVYTNSNIIVEQL from the coding sequence ATGTTACCCAGCTTTCATGCAACTACGATTTGTGCGGTAAGACATAACGGCCATGCGGCGATTGCCGGTGACGGTCAGGTTACATTCGGAGAGAGTGTCATTATGAAGACGACGGCCAAGAAGGTCCGCCGCCTGTATAGAGGCCAGGTGATCGCCGGGTTTGCGGGCTCCGTTGCCGATGCGATTACACTGTTCGAGAAGTTCGAGGGGAAGCTTGAGGAGCATCACGGCAATCTGCAGCGAGCAGCGGTGGAGCTGGCCAAGGATTGGCGTCAGGACCGCATTCTGCGCAAGCTGGAAGCGCTCATGATCGTAATGGATAAGGAAGGCATGCTTCTGATCTCCGGCAACGGTGAAATCATCGAGCCGGATGATGATGTGCTGGCGATTGGCTCCGGCGGCAACTTTGCGCTGGCTTCCGGGCGGGCGCTCAAGCGTCATGCCTCACATCTGGGTGCCGGTGACATTGCCAGAGAAGCGCTGCAGATTGCTTCCGAGATCTGTGTATATACCAATTCCAATATTATTGTCGAACAGTTATAG